In Piliocolobus tephrosceles isolate RC106 chromosome 5, ASM277652v3, whole genome shotgun sequence, a single genomic region encodes these proteins:
- the SLC39A7 gene encoding zinc transporter SLC39A7 isoform X2 has translation MTTCTTICKRTSMATVTVLISAAPFFVLFLIPVESNSPRHRSLLQILLSFASGGLLGDAFLHLIPHALEPHSHHTLEQHGHGHSHSGQGPILSVGLWVLSGIVAFLVVEKFVRHVKGGHGHSHGHGHAHSHTHGSHGHGRQEHSTKEKQSSEEEEKETGRVQKRRGGSTVPKDGPVRPQNAEEEKRGLDLRVSGYLNLAADLAHNFTDGLAIGASFRGGRGLGILTTMTVLLHEVPHEVGDFAILVQSGCSKKQAMRLQLLTAVGALAGTACALLTEGGAVGSEVAGGAGPGWVLPFTAGGFIYVATVSVLPELLREASPLQSLLEVLGLLGGVVMMVLIAHLE, from the exons ATGACGACCTGCACGACGATCTGCAAGAGGACTTCCATGGCCACAGTCACAG TGCTGATCTCAGCAGCTCCATTTTTTGTCCTCTTCCTTATCCCCGTGGAGTCAAACTCTCCCCGGCATCGCTCTCTACTTCAGATCTTGCTCAGTTTTGCCTCCGGTGGGCTCCTGGGAGATGCCTTCCTGCACCTCATTCCTCATGCTCTTG AACCTCATTCTCACCACACTCTGGAGCAACACGGACATGGACACTCCCACAGTG GCCAGGGCCCCATTCTGTCTGTGGGACTGTGGGTTCTCAGTGGAATTGTTGCCTTTCTTGTTGTGGAGAAATTTGTGAGACATGTGAAAGGAGGACATGGTCACAGTCATGGACATGGACACGCTCACAGTCACACACATGGAAGTCATGGACATGGAAGACAAG AGCATTCTACCAAGGAGAAGCAGAgctcagaagaagaagaaaaggaaacagggaGGGTTCAGAAGAGGCGAGGAGGGAGCACGGTACCCAAAGATGGGCCAGTGAGACCTCAGAAcgctgaagaagaaaaaagaggcttaG ACCTGCGTGTGTCGGGGTACCTGAATCTGGCTGCTGACTTGGCACACAACTTCACTGATGGTCTGGCCATTGGGGCGTCCTTTCGAGGGGGTCGGGGGCTAGGTATCCTGACCACAATGACTGTCCTGCTACATGAAGTGCCCCATGAGGTCGGAGACTTTGCCATCTTGGTCCAGTCTGGCTGCAGCAAAAAGCAG GCAATGCGTCTGCAGCTACTGACAGCAGTAGGGGCACTGGCAGGCACAGCCTGTGCCCTTCTCACTGAAGGAGGAGCAGTGGGCAGTGAAGTTGCAGGTGGTGCAGGTCCTGGCTGGGTCCTGCCATTTACTGCAGGTGGCTTTATCTACGTAGCAACAGTGTCTGTGTTGCCCGAGCTGCTGAGGGAGGCATCACCATTGCAGTCACTTCTGGAGGTGCTGGGGCTGTTGGGGGGAGTTGTCATGATGGTGCTGATTGCCCATCTCGAGTGA
- the SLC39A7 gene encoding zinc transporter SLC39A7 isoform X1 gives MARGLGAPHWVAVGLLTWAALGLLVAGLAGHDDLHDDLQEDFHGHSHRHSHEDFHHGHSHAHGHGHTHESIWHGHTHGHDHGHSHEDLHHGHSHGHSHESLYHRGHGHDHEHSHGGYGESGAPGVKQDLDAVTLWAYALGATVLISAAPFFVLFLIPVESNSPRHRSLLQILLSFASGGLLGDAFLHLIPHALEPHSHHTLEQHGHGHSHSGQGPILSVGLWVLSGIVAFLVVEKFVRHVKGGHGHSHGHGHAHSHTHGSHGHGRQEHSTKEKQSSEEEEKETGRVQKRRGGSTVPKDGPVRPQNAEEEKRGLDLRVSGYLNLAADLAHNFTDGLAIGASFRGGRGLGILTTMTVLLHEVPHEVGDFAILVQSGCSKKQAMRLQLLTAVGALAGTACALLTEGGAVGSEVAGGAGPGWVLPFTAGGFIYVATVSVLPELLREASPLQSLLEVLGLLGGVVMMVLIAHLE, from the exons ATGGCCAGAGGCCTGGGGGCCCCCCACTGGGTGGCCGTGGGACTGCTGACCTGGGCGGCCTTGGGGCTTCTGGTGGCTGGACTCGCGGGTCATGACGACCTGCACGACGATCTGCAAGAGGACTTCCATGGCCACAGTCACAGGCACTCACATGAAGATTTCCACCATGGACACAGCCATGCCCATGGCCATGGCCACACTCACGAGAGCATCTGGCATGGACATACCCACGGTCACGACCATGGACATTCACATGAGGATTTACACCATGGCCATAGCCATGGCCACTCCCATGAGAGCCTCTACCACAGAGGACATGGACATGACCATGAGCATAGCCATGGAGGCTATGGGGAGTCTGGGGCTCCAGGCGTCAAGCAGGACCTGGATGCTGTCACTCTCTGGGCTTAT GCACTGGGGGCCACAGTGCTGATCTCAGCAGCTCCATTTTTTGTCCTCTTCCTTATCCCCGTGGAGTCAAACTCTCCCCGGCATCGCTCTCTACTTCAGATCTTGCTCAGTTTTGCCTCCGGTGGGCTCCTGGGAGATGCCTTCCTGCACCTCATTCCTCATGCTCTTG AACCTCATTCTCACCACACTCTGGAGCAACACGGACATGGACACTCCCACAGTG GCCAGGGCCCCATTCTGTCTGTGGGACTGTGGGTTCTCAGTGGAATTGTTGCCTTTCTTGTTGTGGAGAAATTTGTGAGACATGTGAAAGGAGGACATGGTCACAGTCATGGACATGGACACGCTCACAGTCACACACATGGAAGTCATGGACATGGAAGACAAG AGCATTCTACCAAGGAGAAGCAGAgctcagaagaagaagaaaaggaaacagggaGGGTTCAGAAGAGGCGAGGAGGGAGCACGGTACCCAAAGATGGGCCAGTGAGACCTCAGAAcgctgaagaagaaaaaagaggcttaG ACCTGCGTGTGTCGGGGTACCTGAATCTGGCTGCTGACTTGGCACACAACTTCACTGATGGTCTGGCCATTGGGGCGTCCTTTCGAGGGGGTCGGGGGCTAGGTATCCTGACCACAATGACTGTCCTGCTACATGAAGTGCCCCATGAGGTCGGAGACTTTGCCATCTTGGTCCAGTCTGGCTGCAGCAAAAAGCAG GCAATGCGTCTGCAGCTACTGACAGCAGTAGGGGCACTGGCAGGCACAGCCTGTGCCCTTCTCACTGAAGGAGGAGCAGTGGGCAGTGAAGTTGCAGGTGGTGCAGGTCCTGGCTGGGTCCTGCCATTTACTGCAGGTGGCTTTATCTACGTAGCAACAGTGTCTGTGTTGCCCGAGCTGCTGAGGGAGGCATCACCATTGCAGTCACTTCTGGAGGTGCTGGGGCTGTTGGGGGGAGTTGTCATGATGGTGCTGATTGCCCATCTCGAGTGA
- the RXRB gene encoding retinoic acid receptor RXR-beta isoform X1 has translation MSWAARPPFLPQRHAAGQCGPVGVRKEMHCGVASRWRRRRPWLDPAAAAAAAVAGGEQQTPEPEPGEAGRDGMGDSGRDSRSPDSSSPNPLPQGVPPPSPPGPPLPPSTAPSLGGSGAPPPPPMPPPALGSPFPVISSSMGSPGLPPPAPPGFSGPVSSPQINSTVSLPGGGSGPPEDVKPPVLGVRGLHCPPPPGGPGAGKRLCAICGDRSSGKHYGVYSCEGCKGFFKRTIRKDLTYSCRDNKDCTVDKRQRNRCQYCRYQKCLATGMKREAVQEERQRGKDKDGDGEGAGGAPEEMPVDRILEAELAVEQKSDQGVEGPGGTGGSGSSPNDPVTNICQAADKQLFTLVEWAKRIPHFSSLPLDDQVILLRAGWNELLIASFSHRSIDVRDGILLATGLHVHRNSAHSAGVGAIFDRSLSRVLTELVSKMRDMRMDKTELGCLRAIILFNPDAKGLSNPSEVEVLREKVYASLETYCKQKYPEQQGRFAKLLLRLPALRSIGLKCLEHLFFFKLIGDTPIDTFLMEMLEAPHQLA, from the exons ATGTCTTGGGCCGCTCGCCCGCCCTTCCTCCCTCAGCGGCATGCCGCAGGGCAGTGTGGGCCGGTGGGGGTGCGAAAAGAAATGCATTGTGGGGTCGCGTCCCGGTGGCGGCGGCGACGGCCCTGGCTGGAtcccgcggcggcggcggcggcggcggtggcagGCGGAGAACAACAAACCCCGGAGCCGGAGCCGGGGGAGGCTGGACGGGACGGGATGGGCGACAGCGGGCGGG ACTCCCGAAGCCCAGACAGCTCCTCCCCAAATCCCCTTCCCCAGGGagtccctcccccttctcctcctggACCACCCCTACCCCCTTCAACAGCTCCATCCCTTGGAGGCTCTggggccccacccccacccccgatGCCACCCCCCGCACTGGGCTCTCCCTTTCCAGTCATCAGTTCTTCCATGGGGTCCCCTGGTCTGCCCCCTCCAGCTCCCCCAGGATTCTCCGGGCCTGTCAGCAGCCCCCAG ATTAACTCAACAGTGTCACTCCCTGGGGGTGGGTCTGGCCCCCCTGAAGATGTGAAGCCACCTGTCTTAGGGGTCCGGGGCCTGCACTGTCCACCCCCTCCAGGTGGCCCTGGGGCTGGCAAACGGCTATGTGCAATCTGCGGGGACAGAAGCTCAG GCAAACACTACGGGGTTTACAGCTGTGAGGGTTGCAAGGGCTTCTTCAAACGCACCATCCGCAAGGACCTTACATACTCTTGCCGGGACAACAAAGACTGCACAGTGGACAAGCGCCAGCGGAACCGCTGTCAGTACTGCCGCTATCAGAAGTGCCTGGCCACTGGCATGAAGAGGGAGG CAGTACAGGAGGAGCGTCAGCGGGGAAAGGACaaggatggggatggggagggggctgggggagcCCCCGAGGAGATGCCTGTGGACAGgatcctggaggcagagcttgctgtggaGCAGAAGAGTGACCAGGGCGTTGAGGGTCCTGGGGGAACCGGGGGTAGCGGCAGCAGC CCAAATGACCCTGTGACTAACATCTGTCAGGCAGCTGACAAACAGCTATTCACGCTTGTTGAGTGGGCGAAGAGGATCCCACACTTTTCCTCCTTGCCTCTGGATGATCAGGTCATATTGCTGCGGGCAG gctggaatgagctCCTCATTGCCTCCTTCTCCCACCGATCCATTGACGTTCGAGATGGCATCCTCCTTGCCACAGGTCTTCATGTGCACCGCAACTCAGCCCATTCGGCAGGAGTAGGAGCCATCTTTGATCG GTCCCTCTCCAGGGTGCTGACAGAGCTAGTGTCCAAAATGCGAGACATGAGGATGGACAAGACAGAGCTTGGCTGCCTGAGGGCAATCATTCTGTTTAATCCAG ATGCCAAGGGGCTCTCCAACCCTAGTGAGGTGGAGGTCCTACGGGAGAAAGTGTATGCATCACTGGAGACCTACTGCAAACAGAAGTACCCTGAGCAGCAGGGACG GTTTGCCAAGCTGCTGCTACGTCTTCCTGCCCTCCGGTCCATCGGCCTTAAGTGTCTAGAGCATCTGTTTTTCTTCAAGCTCATTGGTGACACCCCCATCGATACCTTCCTCATGGAGATGCTTGAGGCTCCCCATCAACTGGCCTGA
- the RXRB gene encoding retinoic acid receptor RXR-beta isoform X2, with product MSWAARPPFLPQRHAAGQCGPVGVRKEMHCGVASRWRRRRPWLDPAAAAAAAVAGGEQQTPEPEPGEAGRDGMGDSGRDSRSPDSSSPNPLPQGVPPPSPPGPPLPPSTAPSLGGSGAPPPPPMPPPALGSPFPVISSSMGSPGLPPPAPPGFSGPVSSPQINSTVSLPGGGSGPPEDVKPPVLGVRGLHCPPPPGGPGAGKRLCAICGDRSSGKHYGVYSCEGCKGFFKRTIRKDLTYSCRDNKDCTVDKRQRNRCQYCRYQKCLATGMKREAVQEERQRGKDKDGDGEGAGGAPEEMPVDRILEAELAVEQKSDQGVEGPGGTGGSGSSPNDPVTNICQAADKQLFTLVEWAKRIPHFSSLPLDDQVILLRAGWNELLIASFSHRSIDVRDGILLATGLHVHRNSAHSAGVGAIFDRVLTELVSKMRDMRMDKTELGCLRAIILFNPDAKGLSNPSEVEVLREKVYASLETYCKQKYPEQQGRFAKLLLRLPALRSIGLKCLEHLFFFKLIGDTPIDTFLMEMLEAPHQLA from the exons ATGTCTTGGGCCGCTCGCCCGCCCTTCCTCCCTCAGCGGCATGCCGCAGGGCAGTGTGGGCCGGTGGGGGTGCGAAAAGAAATGCATTGTGGGGTCGCGTCCCGGTGGCGGCGGCGACGGCCCTGGCTGGAtcccgcggcggcggcggcggcggcggtggcagGCGGAGAACAACAAACCCCGGAGCCGGAGCCGGGGGAGGCTGGACGGGACGGGATGGGCGACAGCGGGCGGG ACTCCCGAAGCCCAGACAGCTCCTCCCCAAATCCCCTTCCCCAGGGagtccctcccccttctcctcctggACCACCCCTACCCCCTTCAACAGCTCCATCCCTTGGAGGCTCTggggccccacccccacccccgatGCCACCCCCCGCACTGGGCTCTCCCTTTCCAGTCATCAGTTCTTCCATGGGGTCCCCTGGTCTGCCCCCTCCAGCTCCCCCAGGATTCTCCGGGCCTGTCAGCAGCCCCCAG ATTAACTCAACAGTGTCACTCCCTGGGGGTGGGTCTGGCCCCCCTGAAGATGTGAAGCCACCTGTCTTAGGGGTCCGGGGCCTGCACTGTCCACCCCCTCCAGGTGGCCCTGGGGCTGGCAAACGGCTATGTGCAATCTGCGGGGACAGAAGCTCAG GCAAACACTACGGGGTTTACAGCTGTGAGGGTTGCAAGGGCTTCTTCAAACGCACCATCCGCAAGGACCTTACATACTCTTGCCGGGACAACAAAGACTGCACAGTGGACAAGCGCCAGCGGAACCGCTGTCAGTACTGCCGCTATCAGAAGTGCCTGGCCACTGGCATGAAGAGGGAGG CAGTACAGGAGGAGCGTCAGCGGGGAAAGGACaaggatggggatggggagggggctgggggagcCCCCGAGGAGATGCCTGTGGACAGgatcctggaggcagagcttgctgtggaGCAGAAGAGTGACCAGGGCGTTGAGGGTCCTGGGGGAACCGGGGGTAGCGGCAGCAGC CCAAATGACCCTGTGACTAACATCTGTCAGGCAGCTGACAAACAGCTATTCACGCTTGTTGAGTGGGCGAAGAGGATCCCACACTTTTCCTCCTTGCCTCTGGATGATCAGGTCATATTGCTGCGGGCAG gctggaatgagctCCTCATTGCCTCCTTCTCCCACCGATCCATTGACGTTCGAGATGGCATCCTCCTTGCCACAGGTCTTCATGTGCACCGCAACTCAGCCCATTCGGCAGGAGTAGGAGCCATCTTTGATCG GGTGCTGACAGAGCTAGTGTCCAAAATGCGAGACATGAGGATGGACAAGACAGAGCTTGGCTGCCTGAGGGCAATCATTCTGTTTAATCCAG ATGCCAAGGGGCTCTCCAACCCTAGTGAGGTGGAGGTCCTACGGGAGAAAGTGTATGCATCACTGGAGACCTACTGCAAACAGAAGTACCCTGAGCAGCAGGGACG GTTTGCCAAGCTGCTGCTACGTCTTCCTGCCCTCCGGTCCATCGGCCTTAAGTGTCTAGAGCATCTGTTTTTCTTCAAGCTCATTGGTGACACCCCCATCGATACCTTCCTCATGGAGATGCTTGAGGCTCCCCATCAACTGGCCTGA